The genomic segment AGGGGCGGATGGCCACCATCATCGCTTTCATTCCCTGCCGCGTATCCACGGCCTTTTGTGCCGCTTGCTGCACCTTGTGGTCCAGGCTGATCCGCACTGCCGGGGCTGGTTTGGGCGCGTGAGTTTCCAGGGCGTCGATAAGCGCGCCATGGGTGTTGACGGCACCAATCTGCCAACCGTTAGCACCTTCAAGGTCGTCATTAACAATCTTTTCCACTCGGGAGACGATATCTGGCGCAAACGACGGATCCGTGCGCACCATCGCGGCCTCCTGGTTGAAGGTCACAGCAGGCACATCTCCCAGCTGCTGCAAAGCCGCACGGCCCGCAGCGTCGCTCAACATAGTGACCGAGTACGGCGATGTGCGTCCCTGAAGATCTTCAGTAAGCTTCTGCGCCGAGACCTGCGGCACTGAATCATCCTCAGCCCGTACCGACGCCAATGTTTGGGTTATGCGTTGCACAGTGGTGTCTAGATCATCGGTTTTCCCCGGATCAATGAGCAGACGGTATACCGTGCCTGGTTGCAGTACAGATGCCCCGTCAGCGGTCACCACATTCGCCCGCTCAGCCGGGAGCGACCGCAATTCAAGATGCTGGTTAGCCCCCAATTTCGGGTGCAATACACTAGGCTGCCAACGAACCTTCCACTCCCCCTTACTCTTGGACAGATTCATCTCGGTGGAATAAGAAAACGAGCGATCTTTCGGCAAATCCCAGGTCAACGTATACTTTGCCGTCGCCTGCTGATCACTGGCATTCACCGAATCAACGCTGACTCCAACCCCTTCCGCCTGCAAACCCGAAAATGATCCTGACAAAATCTGTTCAGCCAACTCGCTGTTATCCGACATGCCAGCCGCAGCCGCCATGTCATTGCGACTGACTGCCTCGAAAAAGTCCTGCACCACTGGATCAACATCGTCGGGTTTCGGGGTGCAGCCAGCAACCATACCTGTAACAAACGCCACAACCGTCACCAACACTGATCCACGTCTCATACGGTCGAAGATAACACCCCCACGCTGGCGATGCTCGCGCAACACGTGAACGACATAGAAATGGTGCTTCATCTTAAAACTGCGACCATGTGTAGAACACATGGCTAAAATCTTCTTTTTCCACATCATGAGGATTAACGAAGAAGTTGACGATGCCACGATCACCATAGTTAAGCACCACACCGTTATCTTCATAGCAATCCAATTGCAAAAGAAGTTCTAAAGACTCATTTTCGGGACGGGGATCCCATTGACGAAAGGTAGCCCAACCGCCACCGCAGATAAGTGTTGGTTGATCATTGAGCACATTAACAAGCTCCTCAGCGTGGTCCTCATAGAAGAAATCTGGATCCATATCGCTGGGAAATGGCAAAAAATCAAAGTCTCTATCGTCCATAGTCGGCAGCTGCTGATATGGCTTAGTGGTTACCGTGAAAAATCCGCCATGAATAACGCTATCGTCTGGATCATCAGGAAGAATCCACTGGTGAGAACACTCAGAAAACTCACTGACTGGGATATACCGAACCAACGCTTCACTCCAGGAATCATCCGTTGAGATATAAAATTGGAGCACGCCACTAGTGGGATAAGGTTCTGGCATATCACAATCAGCAAGATTCAGCTGCGCAAGATGCATCATCGGAGTTTGACGAGAGTCTACTGGCCATGGATAACCAGCAGAGACAAGCGCTGGGCCACCCACACGGCTAGCTGCTGGATCCATTGCAAGCCCAGTTCCATCTACAGTTGACACACCACATAAAATCAGCTGCAGCGTTGAACGACGATACTGTTCCAATATACCTTTAATGGCAGAAATATTCATTATTTAGTGAAACCCATATTTTCCCACCCATGTTGCGTGAATTCTGGGCTCCCATCCAGCCACTGGTTAAATAGTTCCACGACCTCATCCTTTGAATCAACATCGAGGGCGAAATGCTGGTCATAGGAACCAGCCCGGTATTCCACATGCCAGGCATCAGGTTGCTTGGCATCTTCATCAACAATGGTTTGAATGTAGTTCTGATCAGCGTCTTTTCTTTGCAGAATCACAAAATGATTTTCATCCAGCATATCTCGCACATACTCCAACAGGCTGGGCAAACCCCGACGAGAAAAACCAGGAATACTCAAATAAGCCGTTATGGTCTCAAAACTAGGATCCTCATCGCCAAAAGTAATCACCAGGTTTGAGGACGCATCAATCAGGCCCAGCGAGTTATTCACCGCCAACTCGCTTAACCAGTTTTTCGCCACTTCTGCGCTTGGGTATGTTACGGGAATGGGAAGCATACGGCCCCCTTCCAAGGCGATGTCGCTGGATAATAAAACACCGTTTTCTTCCAACTCCTGCACTTGACTATTCATGGCTTCTGCAATATCTGCCAACGGTCCCGCAGCTGATGGGTCCGGAACATCCTCCATATTGTAGCGTTCCATGAGATGCTTATTTGCAGGCAGGTAGCGTGAACCAACCGCTATGCCGTCCACATCATAGTCGGGGATGAACAGCGCAAAATCGTAACTCATTGTAGATATCTCCTTATTGAACCCACTGGCATGCATCGAATAGGTTTCAGTATAAAAGATTCTTCAGACACGCAACGGCACATAACACGAAAATATGTTCCCATACACCACCAATGTGACACTCGTCGCGGAATGGCATAAGATCGTAAACCCCATTCACCTTCTTCTCATTACACTTCATATGATGCTTCCCCCTTTGCTTTTCGACGCCCACGATAACAACCAAGACCCCACCGCGTTACTGGCACTTTTCGCCCGACGCGGCAACGAAGAATCCTGGTTTTGGCATCCTGACGACGACCTCTGTCAGTGCTTTTTCAGCCTTACACAGCTAGATTCCGAATCATTACTACGGCTGCGTACAACGCTGACATCTCTAGACTCCAAATATCAAGAACGCTTTAGTGTAGACATTGAGCGCGGCATTCGAGACATCGACTGGGTGATCATGGAAAAGCAGTTGTACAGCAACCTCATGACGCTGGGTGATGCTCCAACCGTAGAATCAGACGCTATTGTGAGCGACGACAGTTCCGAGGACGCTACCAACAGTGATTATCTTCGCGTCCTTCTTGCAGACAGGAAGTGGACCGAACTGAGCAAAATGGAAGTAAGCGAGTTTCTCGCCTATGGCGACTGGCAATCACTCACCGCAGATGCCTACAACCTGGTGGTTCTCGCATGCCTACGCCACACCATCGAAGCAGCAGAGCATGACGATGGCGAACTTCTTGACCACATCCCACATCTGCTCAGTCTTCATGGCCATGATCGAGTATCCACCGCACCAGCCAGGGTCGCTGCGGTAGTTGCAACCTTTATACAGCTCTTTAGCACCATCCCCTGGAAGCACCGAATGGAGGTGACACCAGAGTTGTTACGCTGGCCTCTTCCACGGCCAACGTAACAGGTGTTAATCGTCCGATTCCTCCGCCTCCCACTCATCAATTTCAGCAAGAAGCTCCCGCGCCTGCCGAACAGACTTATGGCTTTCCCATACAGTCCCAACCAACAAGTCAAGAGAGCGCTGAATTATCTCCCGCGCACCGTCATAATCCTCATGAAGACCTTTAGCACGAGCCGCTGAGTTCAACGCCCGAGCAGCAAGATGCGGGCGACCAATTTCCACAAACTGTTGCGCTGCGTCATCCAATAACAGCAAACCATCAAGGTAACGACGACTACGTAGGGCAGCAAGCCCTCGATCCTCGGTGTTATCGGCTCGGTAAAACTCCGCTTCACGTTTATCCGTAATCAAATACTGTTGCTGCAATTCAAGGCGCCGCGCCAGTACCGATTCAATAAACTCGTAGCCAGCGTCATCTACCAAAGTTGACTGCGTGGATCGCGACCATGCCACATCAAGCAACACATCGACAACTCTGCTCACGACCTGGGAAAGGTTTTCCTCCGCGTCAGGGTCCACAACAGCACGCGCCTGAGCCTCCAGCAGCAGGGACTCCGCGGCGTCGACAAGCCGCGTACCAGCCGCAAAGGAACGCTCGTATTCATGGTCATAGCGGAAGCCCGCCATAGCCCGAGTCAGGGCTTCAACCTTGTCACCGTTATCCTGACACAGCTCAGCCATACGTAGGGCTTCTTCAGCCGCAGCAGTATCATGATCCAACGCGTCGAGCGCCGTGATCAGCAGACGGCGTAACGCCAAAGACTCCTCTAACAACAGCGGATCATAATCAGGAGCCTGCAGCGCGGCCGCAGTTGCAGACAACGTGGTATGAGCAACCTCTGCGGCCTCCGTAAACTGTTGCTGCTTATTCAGGCACGTCACCAACAGCACAGCAGCATTCACCTGCGTAAACGGGAGCCCACATGCGGCAGCGACGTTAAGACGGTGCCTTGATGCCTCAGCCGATTCGTCATAGTAGCCAGCATTCAACGCAGTCTCTGCAAGCACCTTCAAGGCCAGAAGCCGGACCCCAATAGGCTCCTCGGTGGCGGTTCGCATAGCTGTATCGGCTGCTTGTGCTGCCTCCAAGTACTGTCCATAGACCTGGAACCGCAGGGCGTCGATAAGCAAAGCGCGAGCCGGATCGGCTTCAGCAGCAGTTTCTAGGTCAATTTCTATGGCTTTACCTAGAATCCCCGAGTAAATCGACGGCAACGATGTGTTCAGTGCAGCATGCGCTGCTTCTAGCTGTTCTGGACTATAGCTACGCCAGGGACCATTAATGTCGATGGACACGATGAGAGGTTCGTCTTCGTCGGTGTCCACCGCAGAAGCCGCTGACAATGTTTCACCAACACCTTCCAGGCGGTAATCAAAGGTGACAGGCGAAAACCTACCTGAGGCATCCTGTATGGGACCTTCGTCTGGAAGCTGCGGCACCGGAGGCATGTGGTACAAGTTATGTTCTACGCGCGCAACCATGTGGGGCTTGACCAAGCCAGGACGCTGGTCAAACATGTGCGCAATGCGCAGCGCCAGATCGGCGTACCACGCGGCAGCCTCAGCGACAGTCGGATTCACAACATCGTCAGCTTTCACCCATGGCAACGACTGCCCAGGCAACGTTACCTCGAGGTGACGGTCTTGATCCGGCTGTGCGGCCATGACCCGCGCACTAGCTGTTGCCACATCCATCAGGACAACTGGTGTTTCTGCTTCCAGCCACC from the Corynebacterium durum genome contains:
- a CDS encoding DUF1963 domain-containing protein; its protein translation is MNISAIKGILEQYRRSTLQLILCGVSTVDGTGLAMDPAASRVGGPALVSAGYPWPVDSRQTPMMHLAQLNLADCDMPEPYPTSGVLQFYISTDDSWSEALVRYIPVSEFSECSHQWILPDDPDDSVIHGGFFTVTTKPYQQLPTMDDRDFDFLPFPSDMDPDFFYEDHAEELVNVLNDQPTLICGGGWATFRQWDPRPENESLELLLQLDCYEDNGVVLNYGDRGIVNFFVNPHDVEKEDFSHVFYTWSQF
- a CDS encoding penicillin-binding transpeptidase domain-containing protein; translated protein: MRRGSVLVTVVAFVTGMVAGCTPKPDDVDPVVQDFFEAVSRNDMAAAAGMSDNSELAEQILSGSFSGLQAEGVGVSVDSVNASDQQATAKYTLTWDLPKDRSFSYSTEMNLSKSKGEWKVRWQPSVLHPKLGANQHLELRSLPAERANVVTADGASVLQPGTVYRLLIDPGKTDDLDTTVQRITQTLASVRAEDDSVPQVSAQKLTEDLQGRTSPYSVTMLSDAAGRAALQQLGDVPAVTFNQEAAMVRTDPSFAPDIVSRVEKIVNDDLEGANGWQIGAVNTHGALIDALETHAPKPAPAVRISLDHKVQQAAQKAVDTRQGMKAMMVAIRPSTGDILAIAQTETADEDGNIALMGQYPPGSTFKIITAAAGMQSEKMTPDTIVPCPGTMDIGNRIVTNYNQFSRGNVPLETAFAASCNTSFADISSRLKPGELKNYAKQFGLGVDYTIEGLDTLTGSVSGGDDIMDRVDAGFGQGHDLASPFGMALVAATAAAGKTPTPVLISGHETKVDTQVDPPSPEAIAALQQMMRSVVTSGTARGMQTGGEVHGKTGEAEISNGSHAWFTGYRDDIAFATLIVLGGGSQSAVSITDQFFKTLDQPDAATTSATGGVQ